The following proteins are co-located in the Heliorestis convoluta genome:
- a CDS encoding redox-sensing transcriptional repressor Rex, producing MKSYKIPEATIARLSVYSRFLSQVEVQGLELISSGEIAEGSGVSPAHVRKDLAYFGEFGTRGVGYNVKELHKHILKILGLDEKWKVVLVGVGHLGAALAMYRGFRDRKFDMVALFDVDPNKVGKVYEGIAVSPFEQLEKVIKENNVDIGIITTPASEAQKVTDIFVQAGVKAILNFAPCVLTVPYHIELRNVDLAVNLEVLTFNIASKQKK from the coding sequence TTGAAATCTTACAAGATACCTGAAGCTACCATTGCTAGACTTTCCGTCTATTCACGTTTTTTAAGTCAGGTAGAAGTACAAGGTCTTGAACTTATATCATCGGGAGAAATTGCGGAAGGTTCTGGTGTTAGTCCAGCACACGTGCGCAAAGACCTTGCTTATTTTGGCGAGTTCGGTACTCGGGGTGTTGGTTACAATGTAAAAGAATTGCATAAGCACATCTTGAAAATTTTAGGATTAGATGAGAAATGGAAGGTCGTACTTGTAGGAGTCGGACACTTAGGTGCTGCTTTGGCTATGTACCGAGGTTTTAGAGATCGTAAGTTTGACATGGTCGCTCTATTTGATGTTGATCCCAATAAAGTAGGCAAAGTCTATGAAGGAATTGCTGTAAGTCCTTTTGAACAACTTGAAAAGGTGATCAAAGAAAACAATGTAGACATCGGTATTATAACAACGCCTGCTTCGGAAGCTCAGAAAGTTACTGATATTTTTGTACAAGCAGGTGTTAAAGCAATATTAAACTTTGCACCCTGTGTGCTTACAGTGCCCTATCATATTGAGTTACGAAATGTGGATCTTGCTGTTAATTTAGAAGTACTTACATTTAATATTGCGAGTAAGCAGAAAAAGTAA
- a CDS encoding bifunctional folylpolyglutamate synthase/dihydrofolate synthase, translating to MHYLQDLTKFGINPGLGRIQELLHRLGQPQQRKKPQFIHIGGTNGKGSTAVIIAKVLEEAGYRVGLFTSPHLHCYTERTQINGTAILKDQVAHLIGLLKGPIESMVAEGYDHPTEFEVWTALSFLYFTREEVDIVVLEVGMGGAIDSTNVITPLLSVITNVTLDHMDYLGTTVEEIAQVKAGIIKEAVPVVTASEDPLVLTVIQERAKAKSAPVVQVVRHGPKMATAQWVQWDGVRDQKKVMVEGRLQSYGPLKVPLQGHHQQQNLATAIAALEVAKEQGYEWTEKQLSRALEKTTWPGRQEKIGKILLDGAHNEGGASSLARTLQEEYKGIKKILILALLADKAREKIVALLAPEVDEIIITQVNHTRAGDWKSVEEVASPYGKPLQMIACIQDALQAGQQAVEKYEDKGMKAIVVVTGSLYMIAEARKELTNHKDL from the coding sequence TTGCATTATTTACAAGATCTGACCAAATTCGGCATTAACCCAGGCTTAGGGCGCATTCAAGAACTATTACATCGTCTTGGTCAGCCTCAACAGAGAAAAAAGCCTCAATTTATTCATATTGGTGGTACCAACGGCAAAGGCTCTACGGCTGTCATAATTGCAAAAGTACTAGAAGAAGCAGGCTATCGCGTAGGTCTTTTTACATCACCACACCTTCATTGCTATACCGAAAGAACACAGATCAATGGGACAGCAATCTTAAAAGATCAAGTCGCCCATCTGATTGGCCTCTTAAAAGGTCCTATTGAAAGCATGGTAGCAGAAGGTTATGATCATCCTACAGAGTTTGAGGTATGGACAGCCCTTTCTTTTCTCTACTTTACAAGAGAAGAAGTAGATATTGTTGTTCTTGAAGTTGGTATGGGCGGTGCCATTGATTCGACCAACGTAATTACGCCCCTATTGTCGGTCATTACAAATGTAACGCTTGATCATATGGACTACCTGGGTACGACGGTGGAAGAAATCGCACAAGTGAAAGCAGGCATCATCAAAGAGGCAGTGCCTGTGGTAACAGCCAGTGAAGATCCACTGGTCCTTACGGTTATACAAGAAAGAGCCAAAGCCAAGTCCGCACCAGTTGTACAAGTGGTGCGGCATGGCCCGAAGATGGCCACTGCCCAGTGGGTGCAATGGGATGGAGTAAGGGACCAGAAAAAAGTGATGGTGGAGGGGCGCCTGCAATCGTACGGCCCCCTTAAAGTACCGCTACAAGGTCATCATCAACAACAAAATCTGGCGACAGCCATTGCTGCTCTAGAAGTAGCGAAGGAACAAGGGTATGAATGGACGGAAAAGCAACTTTCTCGTGCCTTAGAAAAGACAACCTGGCCAGGAAGACAAGAAAAGATCGGAAAAATACTTTTAGATGGTGCTCATAATGAAGGAGGTGCCTCTTCCCTCGCACGAACGCTTCAAGAAGAGTACAAAGGCATCAAAAAGATTTTAATTCTTGCTCTTTTAGCCGACAAAGCCCGAGAGAAAATTGTTGCTTTACTAGCACCAGAAGTTGACGAAATCATCATCACGCAGGTAAACCATACAAGAGCTGGAGACTGGAAAAGCGTAGAAGAGGTAGCCAGTCCTTATGGCAAACCCTTGCAAATGATTGCATGCATTCAGGATGCTTTACAAGCAGGTCAACAAGCAGTAGAAAAGTATGAAGATAAAGGGATGAAAGCCATCGTTGTTGTAACGGGTTCACTTTATATGATTGCAGAAGCTCGAAAAGAATTGACCAATCATAAAGATTTATAA